In one window of Fulvia fulva chromosome 5, complete sequence DNA:
- a CDS encoding Platelet-activating factor acetylhydrolase 2, cytoplasmic produces the protein MPRTSEYHDDFELVPYEDDNISTWEEPDSPLPLPESDDLQPRREDDDIESARPRWLRNRPTWSRSWLQRANDRMDDLRPRWLDGRQSSWLEKVTNILKPRLTVGYIVCAIIAVYVLYCYIVWSPLFASRLPQSTGPHEVGAIDVEVPVGEPRKIVDTVFRKDGKHAFQLDTVLFTLYYPATKGARSSKPKHKWFPKPIGLIAEGYATAAHFNNFFSRPLFTFALWGLASSIDIPAKVDVPLLGQPQDDGRPSEKYPVVVMSHGDVSSRTDYTAYCGELASRGVVVAAIEHRDGSCPGSVVHLPDGKKRNVLLFRADQLKPEKPSEELSNDDWRFQKLAFRDAEISETISVLQRLGRGNGQEVFTQNYRKEGKDLELWKDRLDFSHLAIAGHSFGATGALQALGSANKTSPESKANSNPAIGGIILDPGKSSGKLNTDIDVPLLIIHSNSWSKALTIFYGRPHFDTVRDIALDVLTRCGATWFMTSLKTSHPSVTDAPLIEPLLLSWTTGATIDVHEGLREYVRVSMEFLRYLKDGSRAGVLDVGVTHEQYGNDTRSDEQKERMEKDITKFWEVHVAPPPGFAEGLGK, from the coding sequence ATGCCCAGGACATCCGAGTACCACGATGATTTCGAGCTAGTCCCTTACGAGGACGACAACATCAGCACCTGGGAAGAGCCGGACTCGCCCCTCCCACTGCCAGAAAGTGACGACCTTCAGCCAAGGAGAGAGGACGACGACATAGAGAGTGCCCGGCCCAGGTGGCTTCGGAATAGGCCAACTTGGTCCAGATCGTGGTTGCAGAGAGCCAACGACAGAATGGATGACCTTCGGCCGAGATGGCTTGATGGCCGGCAGTCTTCGTGGCTGGAGAAGGTTACGAATATCCTTAAACCGAGACTGACGGTTGGGTACATTGTCTGTGCCATAATAGCGGTATACGTCCTTTATTGCTACATCGTCTGGTCGCCACTTTTTGCCTCAAGGCTACCGCAGAGTACGGGACCCCATGAGGTGGGCGCAATCGATGTCGAGGTGCCTGTCGGAGAACCACGGAAGATTGTTGATACTGTCTTTCGCAAAGATGGAAAACATGCCTTCCAGCTGGATACGGTCCTTTTCACATTGTACTATCCCGCCACGAAGGGGGCCAGAAGCTCGAAGCCAAAGCACAAGTGGTTTCCGAAGCCAATCGGTTTGATTGCGGAGGGTTATGCTACAGCAGCACATTTTAACAACTTCTTTTCAAGACCTTTGTTCACATTTGCGTTGTGGGGCTTGGCTAGTTCGATCGATATCCCTGCGAAGGTGGATGTGCCTCTGTTAGGACAACCTCAGGATGATGGAAGGCCTTCTGAGAAGTACCCAGTCGTCGTCATGTCGCACGGCGACGTCAGCTCTCGCACTGACTACACAGCATACTGTGGTGAGCTTGCCAGTCGTGGTGTCGTGGTTGCAGCGATCGAACATCGGGATGGAAGTTGTCCAGGATCGGTAGTACACTTGCCCGATGGCAAGAAGAGGAACGTTCTCCTCTTCCGAGCAGATCAGCTGAAACCAGAGAAGCCTAGCGAGGAACTTTCTAACGATGACTGGCGGTTCCAGAAGCTCGCATTTCGCGATGCCGAGATATCGGAGACCATATCTGTCCTGCAGCGCCTCGGCAGGGGAAACGGACAAGAAGTCTTCACTCAAAACTACCGCAAGGAAGGCAAGGACCTGGAGCTTTGGAAAGATCGCCTGGACTTCTCGCACTTGGCGATAGCTGGCCACTCTTTCGGTGCCACGGGCGCATTGCAAGCACTCGGGAGTGCGAACAAGACGTCACCAGAATCAAAAGCAAACAGCAATCCCGCTATTGGAGGTATCATTCTCGATCCGGGCAAGTCCTCCGGCAAGCTGAACACAGATATTGACGTCCCTCTCCTCATCATCCACTCCAACTCATGGTCGAAGGCGCTCACAATCTTCTACGGCCGTCCACATTTCGACACAGTCCGGGATATCGCACTGGACGTCCTTACGCGATGTGGTGCGACGTGGTTCATGACCAGCTTGAAGACTTCGCATCCGAGCGTGACTGATGCGCCTTTGATTGAGCCATTGTTACTTTCTTGGACGACTGGAGCGACTATCGATGTGCATGAAGGTTTGAGGGAGTATGTCAGAGTTAGCATGGAGTTTTTGAGGTATTTGAAAGATGGGAGCAGAGCGGGTGTTCTCGATGTGGGTGTTACGCATGAGCAGTATGGTAATGATACTAGGAGCGACGAACAGAAGGAGAGGATGGAGAAGGATATTACGAAGTTTTGGGAAGTGCATGTGGCGCCACCGCCGGGGTTTGCAGAGGGTTTGGGGAAGTGA
- a CDS encoding Ypt/Rab-type GTPase ypt7: MASRKKILLKVIILGDSGVGKTSLMNQYVNKKFSASYKATIGADFLTKEVLVDDRLVTMQLWDTAGQERFQSLGVAFYRGADCCVLVYDVNNSKSFDTLDSWRDEFLIQASPMDPDSFPFVVLGNKVDVEESKRAISSKRAMAFCQAKGGIPYFETSAKEAVNVEQAFEVIARNALAQEESQDFNQDFPETIPINIGEEQSGCSC; encoded by the exons GTCATAATTCTGGGAGACAGTGGAGTAGGAAAGACGAGCTTGATGAACCAATAT GTCAACAAGAAGTTCAGCGCATCATACAAGGCGACGATCGGCGCCGACTTTCTGACCAAGGAAGTCCTTGTCGACGACCGACTGGTGACCATGCAGCTTTGGGACACAGCAGGACAGGAACGCTTCCAGTCGCTCGGAGTCGCCTTCTACAGAGGTGCCGACTGCTGCGTGCTGGTCTACGACGTCAACAACTCGAAGTCATTCGACACATTAGACTCCTGGCGAGACGAGTTTCTGATCCAAGCTAGCCCGATGGACCCAGACAGTTTTCCGTTCGTAGTCCTCGGCAACAAGGTCGACGTCGAGGAAAGCAAGCGGGCAATCAGCTCGAAACGGGCAATGGCCTTCTGTCAGGCGAAAGGTGGCATCCCGTACTTTGAGACGAGCGCCAAGGAAGCAGTGAACGTGGAGCAAGCCTTCGAGG TCATCGCTCGGAACGCTCTCGCACAAGAAGAATCTCAGGACTTTAACCAGGATTTCCCCGAAACCATCCCGATCAACATAGGCGAGGAGCAGTCCGGCTGCTCGTGCTAG